Proteins encoded within one genomic window of Bacillus sp. F19:
- a CDS encoding PQQ-dependent sugar dehydrogenase yields MFFLKRLWVIIFSSLVIAGCQSVQNEEQEDKEVSGQSERQDTESILKDMDVPWSIAKSDDVFYLSERTGQIVKWNQVSDEKVTQKVKLKKKLHLEGEGGFLGFELSPDFGESKQAFACHTYKDENKIKNRIVVLKENADHWEEVKTVLEDIPGARFHNGGRLKIGPDGKLYATAGDAMGPELAQDKNSLAGKILRLELDGSVPDDNPFPNSYVYSYGHRNPQGLAWDEKNSLFSTEHGQSAHDEINWIQPGKNYGWPVIEGDEQQEGMETPLYQTGEETWAPSGLAYKKGILYVATLSGNAVKRFEVHTGEVATYLEGWGRMRDVMIEDDNLYTVTNNRDGRGNPRKDDDQMLVKKLSPQ; encoded by the coding sequence GTGTTTTTTCTGAAGCGGTTATGGGTTATTATTTTCAGCAGTTTGGTCATTGCGGGATGTCAGTCCGTTCAGAATGAAGAGCAGGAAGACAAAGAAGTGAGCGGCCAGTCTGAGCGGCAGGATACAGAAAGCATTCTAAAGGATATGGATGTTCCATGGTCCATAGCAAAGAGTGATGATGTTTTTTATCTGAGTGAACGAACTGGGCAAATTGTGAAATGGAACCAGGTGTCTGATGAAAAGGTGACTCAAAAAGTGAAATTGAAAAAGAAGCTGCATCTAGAAGGTGAGGGCGGATTTCTTGGCTTTGAGCTTTCCCCTGATTTTGGAGAGAGCAAGCAAGCCTTTGCCTGCCATACATATAAAGATGAAAACAAAATAAAAAACCGAATCGTTGTTCTAAAGGAAAATGCAGACCATTGGGAGGAAGTAAAGACTGTACTAGAAGATATTCCAGGTGCGCGTTTCCATAACGGAGGGCGACTCAAAATTGGCCCTGACGGCAAGCTTTATGCAACAGCAGGCGATGCTATGGGTCCTGAGCTTGCACAAGATAAAAATTCTCTGGCAGGAAAAATCCTAAGACTTGAACTTGACGGATCGGTGCCGGATGACAATCCGTTTCCAAATTCCTATGTATACTCTTATGGGCACCGTAATCCTCAAGGACTTGCATGGGACGAGAAAAATTCACTGTTCAGCACAGAGCACGGCCAGTCTGCTCACGATGAAATTAACTGGATTCAGCCGGGGAAAAATTATGGCTGGCCAGTAATAGAAGGGGACGAGCAGCAGGAAGGCATGGAAACACCGCTCTATCAAACCGGGGAAGAGACTTGGGCGCCATCTGGCCTTGCCTATAAGAAAGGAATCTTGTATGTGGCGACATTATCCGGAAATGCAGTAAAACGATTTGAAGTCCATACAGGAGAGGTTGCGACTTACCTGGAAGGATGGGGCAGGATGCGCGATGTTATGATTGAAGATGACAATTTGTATACAGTAACGAATAATCGCGATGGCAGAGGAAATCCGCGCAAAGATGATGATCAGATGCTGGTGAAGAAACTAAGCCCGCAATAA
- a CDS encoding GNAT family N-acetyltransferase: MKTDFPVLYTERFVLRKINESDANEVFAYFSDDEVTRYYDLESFTEIDQAVHVINRWAERFDKNEGYRWGIADSETNKIIGSCGYHSWAKEHFKAEIGFELNRSHWRKRVMTEVLSPILEFGFAQMGLNRIEAYYDPDNTASKLCLEKAGFIYEGVLRQAAYEKGVFCDAAVCSILKEEYKKKQSI, from the coding sequence ATGAAAACAGATTTTCCGGTCCTCTATACAGAACGTTTTGTTTTAAGGAAAATAAATGAGAGCGATGCTAATGAGGTGTTTGCTTATTTTTCAGACGATGAAGTCACAAGGTACTACGATCTTGAAAGCTTTACTGAAATAGATCAGGCTGTTCATGTGATTAACCGCTGGGCTGAAAGGTTCGATAAAAATGAAGGATACAGATGGGGAATTGCTGATAGTGAAACAAATAAAATTATAGGCAGCTGCGGCTATCACAGCTGGGCAAAAGAGCATTTTAAAGCAGAAATAGGCTTTGAATTGAATCGCTCTCATTGGAGAAAAAGGGTAATGACCGAGGTTTTATCACCCATTTTGGAGTTTGGTTTTGCCCAAATGGGCTTAAATCGCATTGAAGCTTATTATGATCCGGACAATACGGCTTCAAAGCTGTGCCTCGAAAAAGCAGGATTTATATATGAAGGTGTCTTAAGACAGGCTGCATATGAAAAAGGGGTATTTTGTGATGCAGCGGTATGCTCGATTTTAAAAGAAGAATACAAGAAAAAACAGAGCATTTAA
- a CDS encoding hotdog fold thioesterase, with product MEYNVENTLLNSLGIEVKSITNDGVVATMPVDERTRQPFGILHGGASVALAETVASIGAYHLINQETEMCVGLEINANHIRGKQDGTVTAHAIPMHRGKTTMVWEIKIVDERESLICISRCTMAILQKK from the coding sequence ATGGAATACAATGTTGAAAATACGCTGCTGAACTCACTTGGTATTGAGGTGAAAAGCATCACAAATGATGGTGTCGTCGCTACAATGCCTGTGGATGAGCGTACGAGACAGCCTTTTGGCATTTTGCATGGCGGGGCTTCTGTAGCGCTTGCAGAAACAGTTGCAAGCATAGGTGCCTATCATTTAATCAACCAGGAAACAGAGATGTGCGTTGGACTTGAGATTAATGCAAATCACATAAGAGGAAAGCAGGACGGCACCGTCACTGCTCACGCCATCCCTATGCACCGCGGCAAAACAACAATGGTTTGGGAGATTAAAATTGTCGATGAAAGAGAAAGCCTGATCTGCATTTCAAGATGCACGATGGCAATTTTACAGAAAAAATAA